The Corynebacterium vitaeruminis DSM 20294 genome window below encodes:
- a CDS encoding DsrE/DsrF/DrsH-like family protein: MPIDANGNIIPDFGDNVPAASGAAGAAQGAAGGTGYSGPRKMAFICSKGNLDMAYPALIMANAALSEGIHVDIFFTFWGLDMIDVRTTDNLKFTFNGNTAMHMPELERLKGGLGTASFPQAMAALPGVTGFATKMMKKQMADLEIPPVREMLNQIHEMGGKLWGCKLTVEMMKIKEANMIPEIDGVISATDFIELSEGAQIVFV, encoded by the coding sequence ATGCCAATCGATGCCAACGGCAACATCATTCCGGACTTCGGCGATAACGTGCCCGCCGCCTCGGGCGCCGCGGGTGCGGCCCAGGGTGCCGCGGGAGGAACGGGCTATTCCGGCCCGCGCAAGATGGCGTTCATCTGCTCCAAGGGCAACCTCGACATGGCCTACCCGGCCCTCATCATGGCCAACGCGGCCCTATCCGAGGGCATCCACGTGGACATCTTCTTCACGTTCTGGGGCCTCGACATGATCGACGTGCGCACCACCGACAACCTGAAGTTCACCTTCAACGGCAACACCGCCATGCACATGCCGGAGCTCGAGCGACTCAAGGGCGGGCTCGGCACGGCCTCCTTCCCGCAGGCCATGGCCGCACTGCCGGGAGTGACCGGCTTCGCCACCAAGATGATGAAGAAGCAGATGGCCGACCTCGAGATCCCGCCGGTGCGCGAAATGCTCAACCAGATCCACGAGATGGGCGGCAAGCTCTGGGGCTGCAAGCTCACGGTCGAGATGATGAAGATCAAGGAGGCGAACATGATCCCGGAGATCGACGGGGTCATCTCCGCCACCGACTTCATCGAGCTCTCCGAGGGCGCGCAGATCGTCTTTGTTTAG
- a CDS encoding TusE/DsrC/DsvC family sulfur relay protein, with translation MPTNTFLGRPITVNEEGFLTVASEWDAELAVELARIAGIEKLSEEQWKLVRFVRQDFLDQGAAPTLRRMSKVGGFNIPRIFELFPGKPAKKLAYIAGATKPVACV, from the coding sequence ATGCCCACCAACACATTTCTAGGCCGCCCCATCACCGTCAACGAGGAGGGCTTCCTCACCGTCGCCTCCGAGTGGGACGCGGAGCTCGCCGTCGAGCTCGCGCGCATCGCGGGCATCGAAAAACTGTCCGAGGAGCAGTGGAAGCTCGTCCGCTTCGTCCGCCAGGACTTCCTCGACCAGGGCGCCGCACCCACGCTGCGGCGGATGAGCAAGGTCGGCGGCTTCAACATCCCCCGCATCTTCGAGCTCTTCCCCGGCAAGCCCGCCAAGAAGCTCGCCTACATCGCCGGGGCCACCAAGCCCGTGGCGTGCGTCTAA
- the sqr gene encoding type III sulfide quinone reductase, selenoprotein subtype, with amino-acid sequence MSNLIIIGAGTGGTLLANKLREKLPAGWSITILDRDNDHHYQPGYLFIPFGKYTPKQVVKPRDRYLKGVDYRTDPATAIDKDAKTVTCASGDVLHYDQLIVATGTHTAPEEVPGMAEALAAGNVVHEFYSLTGSTALAPALRGFKKGNLVVHISEMPIKCPVAPMEFALLAQDYMRRKGRMFDVDITFVTPLDGAFTKPVASKKLGNFLAQRGIKVVTDFQVAEVDGENKQLKSYDNRAVDFDLLVTIPPNRGAQLIADSGLGDDAGFLPVDKHTLQSTVSPDIWAIGDATDVPTSKAGSVVHFQADALVPNLLAHIEGKPVPEYFDGHANCFIESGRGQAMLLDFNYEQEPVTGTFPLPKVGPLTLLAPSAINHLSKLAFEHVYWNMLIRGLPLPFSAHMTTAGKDIEE; translated from the coding sequence ATGTCCAACCTCATCATCATCGGCGCTGGCACCGGCGGCACGCTGCTCGCCAACAAGCTGCGGGAGAAACTGCCCGCCGGCTGGTCGATCACGATCCTCGACCGCGACAACGACCACCACTACCAGCCCGGATACCTCTTCATCCCGTTCGGGAAGTACACGCCGAAACAGGTGGTCAAGCCCCGCGACCGCTACCTCAAGGGGGTCGACTACCGGACCGACCCCGCCACGGCAATCGACAAGGACGCCAAGACGGTGACCTGCGCCTCCGGCGACGTGCTCCACTACGACCAGCTCATCGTGGCCACCGGCACCCACACCGCGCCCGAGGAGGTGCCCGGCATGGCGGAGGCGCTCGCCGCCGGGAACGTGGTGCACGAGTTCTACTCGCTTACCGGATCCACGGCGCTCGCGCCCGCGCTCAGGGGCTTCAAGAAGGGCAATCTCGTGGTCCACATCTCCGAGATGCCCATCAAGTGCCCGGTGGCGCCCATGGAGTTCGCCCTGCTCGCGCAGGACTACATGCGCAGGAAGGGCCGGATGTTCGATGTGGACATCACCTTCGTCACCCCGCTCGACGGGGCGTTCACCAAGCCGGTCGCATCCAAGAAGCTGGGCAACTTCCTCGCCCAGCGCGGCATCAAGGTGGTCACCGACTTCCAGGTCGCCGAGGTCGACGGCGAGAACAAGCAGTTGAAGTCCTACGACAACCGCGCGGTCGACTTCGACCTCTTGGTCACCATCCCGCCGAACCGCGGCGCGCAGCTCATCGCCGACTCCGGCCTCGGCGACGACGCGGGCTTCCTGCCCGTGGACAAGCACACCCTCCAGTCGACGGTCTCCCCCGACATCTGGGCGATCGGCGACGCCACCGACGTGCCCACCTCCAAGGCGGGCTCGGTGGTCCACTTCCAGGCCGACGCGTTGGTCCCCAACCTGCTCGCCCACATCGAGGGCAAGCCCGTGCCGGAGTACTTCGACGGCCACGCCAACTGCTTCATCGAGTCCGGCCGCGGCCAGGCGATGCTGCTCGACTTCAACTACGAGCAGGAGCCGGTCACCGGCACGTTCCCGCTGCCCAAGGTCGGCCCGCTCACGCTGCTCGCGCCGTCCGCCATCAATCACCTATCCAAGCTGGCCTTCGAGCACGTCTACTGGAACATGCTCATCCGCGGCCTGCCGCTGCCGTTCAGCGCGCACATGACCACCGCCGGCAAGGACATCGAGGAGTAA
- a CDS encoding NUDIX hydrolase: MANWTRLNVAERRMKPPTVAVSTIAFSLEVPDYALAGTREGVTLPAGEDPRCGTRAPSALWIPLVRRIRAPFVGAWALPGGPTRWDQTLTETAMDTLVAATGATPNYLEQLYSFGSVERSAEAERLVTIAYWAQFNHADLVSAAGREASTSENADGNVAWFSVDELPELAFDHGEIIRVGLDRLRAKTTYSVVAHRFLGEEFTLAQLRTVHEVILEHRLDPANFRRQILSSESVEETGNVLTGTKHRPAKLYRFTCGRD, encoded by the coding sequence GTGGCGAACTGGACCCGGCTCAACGTCGCCGAGCGGCGCATGAAGCCGCCGACGGTGGCGGTGAGCACCATCGCCTTCTCCCTGGAGGTCCCGGACTACGCGCTCGCGGGAACCCGGGAGGGCGTAACACTCCCCGCGGGCGAGGACCCGCGCTGCGGCACCCGCGCGCCGTCGGCCCTGTGGATCCCGCTCGTGCGCCGCATCCGGGCGCCGTTCGTCGGCGCGTGGGCGCTGCCCGGCGGGCCGACCCGCTGGGACCAGACGCTCACCGAGACCGCCATGGACACCCTCGTCGCGGCCACCGGCGCCACCCCGAACTACCTGGAACAGCTCTACTCTTTCGGCTCGGTGGAGCGCTCCGCGGAGGCCGAGCGGCTGGTCACCATCGCCTATTGGGCGCAGTTCAACCACGCCGATCTCGTCTCGGCCGCGGGCCGTGAGGCGTCGACAAGCGAAAATGCCGACGGCAACGTGGCCTGGTTCAGCGTGGACGAGCTGCCGGAGCTGGCCTTTGACCACGGCGAGATCATCCGCGTGGGGCTAGATCGCCTGCGGGCGAAGACCACCTATTCGGTGGTCGCGCACCGCTTCCTCGGTGAGGAGTTCACGCTCGCGCAGCTGCGCACAGTCCACGAGGTCATCCTCGAACACCGTCTTGACCCCGCCAACTTCCGAAGACAGATCCTTTCTAGCGAGTCCGTCGAAGAGACCGGCAACGTGCTCACCGGGACAAAGCACAGACCGGCGAAGCTCTACCGCTTCACCTGCGGGCGCGACTAA
- the nadA gene encoding quinolinate synthase NadA — MTSVQELINAAAAREKAATTAANDATGLAGAKLPLFTTSYPAELSTCDTELVKDPWQVDQDTSYGPGASIADPFPAKAPHQGSLPGRYTQASIKELEEMIAAAKDELGDRVKILGHFYQRDEIVKFADFVGDSFNLAQAAKQHPEAEAFVFCGVHFMAETADILSTPEQAVILPNLAAGCSMADMATIDQVERCWSELQAALADATPAAAKAPLVPVTYMNSSADIKAFCGRNGGIVCTSSNARTVLEWVFERGERVVFLPDQHLGRNTAKAMGIPEEQIIMWNPRLELGGNTPEQVRDAKVILWNGFCSVHKRFTVAQIEHARAEFPGVRVIVHPECPAPVVDAADASGSTELIRREVEASKPGDVLAIGTEINLVNRLASQYPDRTIFCLDPVVCPCSTMYRIHPAYLAWTLESLCAGETPNRITVEEGVAADARVALERMLAARP; from the coding sequence ATGACCAGTGTGCAGGAATTGATCAACGCCGCTGCAGCGCGCGAGAAGGCAGCGACCACCGCCGCGAACGACGCGACAGGCCTTGCTGGCGCCAAGCTGCCGCTTTTTACCACCAGCTACCCGGCGGAGCTGTCCACCTGCGACACCGAGCTGGTCAAAGATCCGTGGCAGGTTGACCAGGACACCTCCTACGGCCCCGGCGCCTCCATCGCCGACCCGTTCCCGGCCAAGGCGCCGCACCAGGGCAGCCTGCCCGGGCGCTACACGCAGGCGAGCATCAAGGAGCTGGAGGAGATGATCGCCGCCGCCAAGGATGAGCTCGGCGACCGGGTGAAGATCCTCGGCCACTTCTACCAGCGCGACGAGATCGTGAAGTTCGCCGACTTCGTGGGCGACTCCTTCAACCTGGCGCAGGCCGCCAAGCAGCACCCGGAGGCCGAGGCCTTCGTCTTCTGCGGCGTGCACTTCATGGCCGAGACCGCCGACATCCTCTCCACGCCCGAGCAGGCGGTCATCCTCCCGAACCTCGCCGCGGGCTGCTCCATGGCCGACATGGCCACCATCGACCAGGTCGAGCGCTGCTGGAGCGAGCTGCAGGCGGCGCTTGCCGACGCTACGCCGGCGGCCGCCAAGGCCCCGCTCGTGCCCGTCACCTACATGAACTCCTCGGCCGACATCAAGGCATTCTGCGGCCGCAACGGCGGCATCGTGTGCACCTCCTCGAACGCCCGCACCGTCCTCGAGTGGGTCTTCGAGCGCGGCGAGCGCGTCGTCTTCCTGCCCGACCAGCACCTAGGCCGCAATACGGCCAAGGCGATGGGGATCCCCGAGGAGCAGATCATCATGTGGAACCCGCGCCTCGAGCTGGGCGGCAACACGCCCGAGCAGGTGCGCGATGCCAAGGTGATCCTGTGGAACGGCTTCTGCTCCGTGCACAAGCGCTTCACGGTGGCCCAGATCGAGCACGCCCGCGCCGAGTTCCCCGGCGTGCGCGTCATCGTCCACCCGGAGTGCCCCGCACCCGTGGTCGACGCCGCCGACGCCTCCGGCTCCACCGAGCTCATCCGCCGCGAGGTCGAGGCCAGCAAGCCCGGCGACGTGCTCGCCATCGGCACCGAGATCAACCTGGTCAATCGGCTTGCCTCGCAGTACCCGGACCGCACCATCTTCTGCCTGGATCCGGTCGTCTGCCCGTGCTCCACGATGTATCGCATCCACCCGGCCTACCTCGCCTGGACTTTGGAATCGCTGTGTGCGGGGGAGACCCCCAACCGCATCACCGTCGAAGAGGGCGTAGCCGCCGACGCCCGCGTCGCCCTCGAGCGCATGCTCGCGGCGCGCCCCTAA
- a CDS encoding L-aspartate oxidase — MTSIIVVGSGVAGMTAALTAAGQGAEVALVYPGPSIAESEGSTQLAQGGIAAAIDRADDVDDHYRDTLAAGAGTVDALAAHQLTFLGQKEVRRLIGAGFPVDKRPDGSIDQGLEAAHSFARIVHAAGDQTGLMLHRFLTSEVAKQPRIVHYPNRQLIELIVSDGQVRGVTVRSGGEELPMLADAVILATGGYCGVYSRSTGAPQATGCGILVAARAGAIVSDMEFVQFHPTVLAGTRNLITEAVRGAGGVLRDDSGRRFMFDFDERGELAPRDVVSNGVFHTLASTGGSVWLDATGIVKEKGAEALNKEFPGISAMLRAEGIDWTRELVPITPAAHYSMGGVATDTKGRTTLPGLFAAGEVANTGVHGANRLASNSLLEGLVFGRRAGEEAVSFGSGAHSEWLHGRTRLRIDDLEVAVPAPTRLVLADNALSAAHAAIDAGLGIERDAAGITACQQSLRQLACDAEAGHIAELGLLIAAGALAREESRGAHRRSDFPGTSEGFARPQGVRLVESPALKPDTVCASTPLTTSTKA, encoded by the coding sequence ATGACCAGCATCATCGTCGTCGGCTCCGGCGTCGCCGGGATGACGGCCGCGCTGACCGCGGCCGGCCAGGGCGCCGAGGTCGCGCTCGTCTACCCGGGCCCTAGCATCGCCGAGTCCGAGGGCAGCACGCAGCTTGCCCAGGGCGGCATCGCCGCGGCTATCGACCGCGCCGACGACGTCGACGACCACTACCGCGACACGCTTGCCGCAGGCGCCGGGACCGTCGACGCCCTCGCCGCCCACCAGCTCACCTTCCTCGGGCAGAAGGAGGTCCGCCGCCTCATCGGAGCGGGCTTCCCCGTGGACAAGCGCCCCGACGGCTCCATCGACCAGGGGCTCGAGGCCGCCCACAGCTTCGCCCGCATTGTCCATGCGGCGGGCGACCAGACCGGCCTCATGCTGCACCGCTTCCTCACCTCGGAGGTGGCCAAACAGCCTCGCATCGTGCACTACCCGAACCGCCAGCTCATCGAGCTCATCGTGAGCGACGGCCAGGTTCGCGGGGTTACCGTGCGCAGCGGCGGCGAGGAGCTGCCCATGCTCGCCGACGCCGTTATCCTCGCCACCGGCGGCTACTGCGGGGTGTACTCCCGCTCGACGGGCGCCCCGCAGGCCACCGGCTGCGGCATCCTCGTCGCGGCGCGTGCGGGCGCGATCGTCTCCGACATGGAGTTCGTGCAGTTCCACCCGACGGTGCTGGCTGGCACCCGCAACCTCATCACCGAGGCCGTGCGCGGCGCGGGAGGAGTGCTGCGCGACGATTCCGGCCGCCGCTTCATGTTCGACTTCGACGAGCGCGGCGAGCTCGCGCCCCGCGACGTCGTCTCTAACGGCGTGTTCCACACCTTGGCGTCGACAGGCGGAAGCGTGTGGCTGGACGCAACCGGCATCGTGAAGGAGAAGGGCGCGGAGGCCCTGAACAAGGAGTTCCCGGGGATCTCCGCGATGCTGCGCGCGGAGGGGATCGACTGGACCCGAGAGCTGGTCCCGATCACCCCGGCCGCCCACTACTCGATGGGCGGGGTCGCCACCGATACCAAGGGCCGCACCACGCTGCCGGGGCTGTTCGCCGCGGGCGAGGTGGCCAACACCGGCGTCCACGGCGCCAACCGCCTGGCCTCTAACTCGCTGCTCGAGGGCCTCGTCTTCGGCCGCCGCGCGGGCGAGGAGGCGGTGAGCTTTGGCTCGGGCGCCCACAGCGAGTGGTTGCACGGCCGCACCCGACTGCGGATCGACGACCTCGAGGTCGCCGTGCCCGCCCCCACCCGGCTCGTCCTTGCCGACAACGCCCTTTCCGCCGCCCACGCGGCCATCGACGCGGGTCTTGGCATCGAGCGTGACGCGGCAGGGATCACCGCCTGCCAGCAGTCGCTGCGCCAGCTGGCCTGCGACGCCGAGGCCGGACATATCGCCGAGTTGGGGCTGCTTATCGCCGCGGGCGCGCTCGCACGCGAGGAGTCCCGCGGTGCCCACCGCCGCAGCGACTTTCCCGGAACGAGCGAGGGCTTCGCCCGTCCGCAGGGCGTGCGGCTCGTGGAAAGTCCAGCTCTGAAACCTGACACTGTGTGCGCTTCCACACCACTGACTACATCGACGAAAGCTTAA
- the nadC gene encoding carboxylating nicotinate-nucleotide diphosphorylase — protein sequence MLTHDTITTAVSAALREDAPWGDITVQAAIPEDARIRTALTAREPGVFSGGEVVRAAFTLTDPRITVSELVADGTRFQAGDQLAVIEGPARGVLTAERIALNFSQRMSAVATLTAAYVDAVAGTGARIVDTRKTTPGLRAFEKHSVRVGGGHNHRYSLSDAVMVKDNHLAALGVSDPTSDGPAVTAALRTIRERVGHTTCIIVEVDRLEQIQPVLDAGVNSILLDNFSLEDLRAAVRLIDHRVVVEASGNVSLETVADIAATGVDVISVGKLTHSYCSLDLGLDELTLDA from the coding sequence TTGCTCACCCACGACACCATCACCACCGCGGTCTCGGCCGCCCTGCGCGAGGATGCCCCCTGGGGCGACATCACGGTTCAGGCCGCGATTCCCGAGGACGCCCGCATCCGCACCGCGCTGACTGCCCGCGAGCCGGGCGTGTTCTCCGGCGGGGAGGTCGTGCGCGCGGCGTTCACTCTGACCGACCCGCGTATCACGGTCAGCGAGCTGGTCGCCGACGGGACGCGTTTCCAGGCTGGCGACCAGCTCGCCGTCATCGAGGGCCCGGCGCGCGGCGTCCTCACCGCCGAGCGCATCGCGCTCAACTTCTCCCAGCGCATGTCGGCGGTGGCCACCCTCACCGCGGCCTACGTCGATGCCGTGGCGGGCACGGGCGCGCGCATCGTGGACACCCGCAAGACCACCCCTGGGCTGCGCGCGTTTGAGAAGCACTCCGTCCGTGTCGGCGGCGGCCACAACCACCGCTATAGCCTCTCCGACGCGGTCATGGTCAAGGACAACCACCTGGCGGCGCTCGGCGTCTCCGACCCGACCAGCGACGGTCCGGCCGTGACCGCCGCCCTGCGCACCATCCGCGAGCGGGTCGGCCACACCACCTGCATCATCGTCGAGGTCGACCGCCTCGAGCAGATCCAGCCGGTCCTCGACGCGGGTGTCAACAGCATCCTGCTGGACAACTTCTCCCTCGAGGACCTGCGCGCAGCCGTGAGACTCATCGATCACCGCGTCGTCGTGGAGGCCTCCGGCAACGTCAGCCTCGAGACCGTCGCCGACATCGCGGCCACCGGCGTCGACGTTATCTCGGTGGGCAAGCTCACCCACAGCTACTGCTCTCTCGATCTGGGCCTCGACGAGCTGACGCTGGACGCATAG